From the Lathyrus oleraceus cultivar Zhongwan6 chromosome 3, CAAS_Psat_ZW6_1.0, whole genome shotgun sequence genome, the window aactctaaacaaccatgaccatgatctaatagatctcatcaaccaaataaatatgaaaacaagtcaacaataaatagcaaatgaaacaaaataaaaagtttgattaaaggtagtaaacaaccatttttaacacaaaaaaacagaaccaaaaattaacaaagtttaagctaaaatcattatccaaaaaatgttgaaaagggataggttgaaatggtgttgagcttggATATAAAGCAAGGGGTTTGGGATGAAAGTGTTTATGGTGGAAGTTTAGTGAAGGAGCtgagttatgagtgttagagagtgagaagctttgaaaaaaatatgaaagaggaCAAAGAAAAGTTAGTGGGGTGACTTTTCTAAGTGAGAACGATTTTTTTGTTTTGACTTAGGTTTGGAGAGGAGAGTAAATGGTACTTGGACAGAACTTTTGGGGGCTAGGAAGCATGAAAAATAAGGGGAAATagtacctctatttatagggaaagtaGGTGGAAAAGGGGGTGACCCAAAATGCACTCCGTGTAAAAACCAGAGCTACTGCTGCTGCCTAcgcaggtgtaatcggttaccctgattagggtaatcgattacacaatccaaaatggccaaaaaatcaatttttggtctgggtaatcgattaccatgattagggtaatagattacacagtccaaaatggccaaaaaatcaatttttggtctgggtaaccgattaccatgattagggtaatcgattacccagtcaatttttttttttagaaCTTCAACCGGATAACCCCAGTTTTTCCCGGGTgtaaacaccatgccttgagtccgtgtaatatgtatttggttatgaaagttcaatgaaattatgatgatgaaataatgaaagcatgcatgtgcagtagggccatggatcagatgaaagttgtatcggAGTAGGGTGAATTTTGTGGTATAACACCCAGTAGGGAGCAACGATACTCCGTAGTACGTAACAATATCCAATAGGGAGCAATCATACCCCGTAGGGCGTATATATATACTCAATACAGAGCAATAATATCTCGAAGAACGTAAGATACCTTGTAGGGTGTGTCACACCCTAATTTTACCCCTCATTCAATAAATTGATATATTTATCATGACATTTGCATCATCTGCATGACATAACATGCATTTTATCACGCATAATGGTTAAAATATCGACCAAAATAGATTTCCGATTCTACAAACAAACCGGTTGAATCGATTCTCAAATGTACGTAAAATTAGCGGGTGAAAAATTTCAAGACTGGGTTTGTAGATGCCAGTTTTATTAATCTAGGattcgcgtagtttaacctggcATGCTCGTTTTATTTTTCGACTCCTTTTACGGTCGCATTTTGATCAGCATGAGCATTTTCAAAACATGGAATTCTTTACTTCTAAATTTGACCATTTTAGTGCattaattttaatttttcgagcattttgcaccggttttttattcattttgagtccTGTTATTTATTTTTTTGGGTCAAAATGTTCGAAATATTTAAATATGATTGGTTGTaatttcatttcaattttattatgattattttaAGATGTTTGATTTTTTTACTTTAATTAGTTTTTACTTTATTTGATACTATAATTATAAAGGAGGGTCTTTTTGTCCTTTTAAGAATAGGAAACCCTAGTTAACACTCATATAGAAATCACACACGCGACCTTGAGGGAGGATACTTTTCTGATTTTCAAAAAAGGGACacttaaaaaaacaaaaacaaaattgtCTCTCTCATTTAGACAAAAGGAAAGAGTGAGAAACCATTTTTTGATTGATTGTTCGATTTGCTAATCTCCTTTTCTTAACTGTGTTTTTGTTTCCTTCTTCCCATCTTCGTCGTTGCAATTTCCTTCCCCACTATGACTCCACCATCTCCACCTCACTAATACCACGATGCACCACTAAATCCATCTGCAAACTCACATCCACTCTAAACGATAACTCATTCGTTGGAACCACCTCCAACAGAACCACTAAGCTCCACCCTCATTTTGCTTTTCTGGCCACCCTTTGTTTGTCGACGAACCCCCTCACTGCTACAAACCCCACCTTGCATCCAAACTCACCATAAAACCTCCCCCTTCATAACTTTCATCCACCACCCAACCTTGCAAACTCCAACCTTCATCCTAAACACCCAACAACAACACATAACCATTAAAGACCTCTGAACCGAACTACTCCCTCCGTCTTAAACCAAACAACTCCTTCCATTTTCCGTTTGGTTCCACCGTGAAATTAGCTATGGCCACCTTGTTCCTCAACCTTCCATTTGGTTTAGCGTTTCATTTCGTTGAGTTTGAATTCTCATGGTTTCGATCCATATTGTAACGATTGAGTTGAGCATAACAAGTTAAGGGGATGATTTTATTGATTTATGTGCGACATTTTAGATAGTTATCGTTGCGTTTCGATTTTTTACACGCGTACGATGGTTAGCATAGCGATAATCTACATTTGTGCTCCTTTCCACTTTGCATTTTGATTTGCAACTTGTGTTTTCATTGATTTTTATTATCTTGTTGCTTCTCGATTTCATTTGAGATGACTGCTTACGTGTTAACAATTTGTCGTTCGATTTGTGTTTAGATTCAACGATCCAACTCGTTACATTTAAGTCAAATTTAATTTCTTGTGGTAGCTTTACATGTCGTCACGTACGCGACTTTGATTTGTGTCTTTGCGTCATGATTTTAATTTGTGCATGTTTCATTTCACTTTAGTTTCTCGATTCATTTATGATGGATGTGTGATGTATATATTGTGTATGCTTTTGTATCCTCTTATCGTGTTGAATGTTTGTATGTATTTGATTCAATGCTTGTGGAGTTTGATTAcgccttgtgcttgagttcacGTCACTATGTTTAAACTCGCACCCCTTGCAATCCAATTCGTCCCATTTGCGTTACGATTCTCATTTCCTATTAATTTAAAATCGTTTTTAACCATCAATTCCAACCATTTCAAATCACTTTCCAAACTATTTTTGCAACGCAAGTCAACCACTTTATCTAACGTCAAGCTATTTTCAACCCATTTCAAACCACTTTCCAAACTATTTTGCAAACTCtaatcaaatgcttgatccaacgtcaaatCATTTTTCCAATGAAAAAAGACACTTAATCATTACCAAACACCTTTTTGCAAATAAGGATGAAAAAAGAACATAGTGGATATCACGAGCTCTAGAGGATAGGATacgagatggatatctcgcccatccgAGCTCTCGTCATCCCATAAAAAAAATCAACGCGATAGATGCAAATATTTTTCGAATGAAAAACCTAAAAAAAATACCTAAAAATTTCAAACCCTTTTGTAAATAAGATGAACAAAGGAATGTGGTGTATATCACAAGCTCTAGAGGCTAGGATACGAGATGTATATTTCGCCCATCCGAACTCTTGTCATCACCCAAAAACAATCTAACACATCAAACTCTTTCCTCGTCGTTGTGCGCTCATCAAAAACCCTTTTCACAAACGAAAGGTATTTTGTCTCGAGACGATGCAAGACAACGCTTCGTCCATTTATATGTGTGAGTAAACTAGCGACGTTTTCCTACGAATGTTGATATGTCTATCCAATCGACCGTGATGCAAATGTTCCCTTCTCCACTATTTTGGGTAGCAAGCAATATTTTTCCGTCAATTGTGACAAAATAGTTTTTGCTAAAATTgatcaacaaacaaacattttctacccagaactccgtagccttgagttctccatcgctCCTGGAGATACGTAGAAGCAAGACCCATAATCTTGTCACACACATTAATAAAAAAGATTTTTTACGACCCCTTTCTTTGTCTTGTTAAACCTTTTAATAACTCGGGAAGCCAAACATTTTCAATCAAACACTAACACGCAtaactaactaaatggttcccattgagtacaacgtacgtgaggggtgataatacatTCTCCTTGagtaattgactcccgaacccgattttGTTGCGACAAtcataatcattgtcgttcttttaggggttttattcatttttttcttttccctctttgggaataaataaagtaTGATAAGACTCTGTTAGCCCATTCTGCGATCGTGTGACGCGCTTCACAAATGTCATATCCTTTTTTCGAGGTACGATAGATGGCGATTCTGTTGGGGATATACTAGTTTCTTCAAGAGAGTGAAGTCTAATTTTAGTTTATCATGTGCTTATGTTTGATCTACTTGTTCGATTTTTCTTTATCTTATGCTTTTATTATTTATATTGTGTTATATATCCAATAACCTGTTATATGGATTCATTGTGTTGTGGTATTGGATTGGATACTTTGATTACAAACACATTATGGGAAAGACTCTATACCCGAGTCTAGAGTACAAATATAAGATATAACGATGGTTGAGTAGTATGGGTTAGCAGGATGAATTTTTTAGTTCGGTAGATACGAAaatctcacttagagtagatccttttgaGAGTGTTGTCGCCCGACAAGTAAGTTACGGCAAGcttcaattttttttattagggtttgtgactctaaggaccttttgGTGATTCCTTAAACCCTTCGGCCTTCTAggaatgatggttgcgtagtatggatcTGCAAGAAGAATTTCCCGTTGGATCGATTCGAGAACCTCACTCAGAAGAGATTCCCTTGAAGGAATTGACGTCCGACAAGTAAGTTGTCGTAAGCGACAATCATTCTTTGCGAATCCATGGCTCTAGGTACCTTTGCAAACCCTAGATCATGCCTGGTGAGAGCCCTCTGTTAAAAAGCAATCAGAATTGTCCGTCATGCATACCCAGACCTTTAAACCCATGTAAAAAAACACATGGCATTGCATTTTTTTTGCatataaaattaatatatatatatatatatatatatatatatatatatatatatatatatatatatatatatatatatatatatatatataagcatgtcattgcatttttgcataaaaataaaaagttcATGCGTCCACATCCATCAACATTAGTATGTGTCGACCTCTAGCTagtatgtgtcgacctatagaTTAGTTTTTCACACAAAATCTTAATTTTAActtgtaaaaatatttttaaacaaatttTAAGTATCATAAGGTAAAAATACACATATAGACATGGAGGATAATGTCCAATATACACAAATAATAAGTATAatagttttgacatcattcaaaacatttttaaaagaaaaatgtACTCACATAAAGGTGGTATAAGCTCCATGGGATAAAAGGACATCATATAAACGACTACTTCCAATTAAAGAAGGAGATAGAAAGACTTATATAAGAGGGCCACCCTAAGAAGTAAGTGAAGAACGATGTTGGGACTGTAACCCCGATTTTTATTCATCAATTATTTAATTACATTATTTGAATATTACTTTGTGTGATTTTGGATCGTTTGGCCGGTGGGTAGCAATTGCGGGGAATTGTGCTTAATTAGTTGATGTTAGTGaaatttaattaattcaattaatatAAATTAGTAGAATATGAGGAGTTGAGTTATTTTGTGAATTAAAAGAATTATGTGATGAGGGGAAAGAAACTGAGTTTTAGTTAGGcaaaaattataattataaaaAGATAAGTGAAATATTATATAATTAGAAAAGATAAGGGTTATTTGGGAGTTTGTTAGTGAACttgaaaaagagaagaaaattgGAGAAAGAGTTTTGGAGAGTTAGTGCAAAGAAGAGAAGACCTTAGATATTGATTTTTGTGCTTTTGCTTAATTCGGGGGAGGGATTATTTATATAAATGTGTCTAAATCTCTAATAGGATTTTCTCCCTTTTCTTTTGATTATTTATTAGATGAAGTACATGAATATGATTATGTTTTTATCCATAAATTAATATGAAATTCGTGTTTGATGTTGTATAATAATTCTCTATGTGATATTGCTGCTGAATGAATTGTTTGTGTTGGAATTGAAGAGTTTTTTTAGATATGATCATAAATATTATATAATCTTTTTTACATGTCTTATTTAACATTTTACAAATACTAAATCAACTAATAAAGTGTTACCGAAtcacaatttttttaaaattctaACAATTTTACTGTAcatataaattaatttttattattataaataaataattttttttttgaaaaaagaaATTTAGACACCTGATAATATAATTAGGCTCCTCGCATTGAAAGATGTTAGCCTTTGACTATTTAATATCCGAACGTTACATTACATTTAATCTATTTAAATAAATCTCCACGCTTCACTTCAATGCAAACTCACTTTTCAAAACTAGCCGTTATTCAACATCATCTTCCACTCTCAAACACTGTCTATGGCTACCTCAATCGACACACCTTCTCCTCCTCTTTCTCTTCCTCGTATGAAACAGGTTTGAACTCAAACTTCGCTATTTGTTATGTCTTGTTTCTCAATTGTTGTTGTTAACTAATTAACCTTGTTTTCGTGTTTTAACAACAGGATGATGATACAAACGTTGTTAATTCTTCTTCCCCGCAATTCAGTCCTTCTTCTGATAAACGATTCTGGAGCACTCTTCGTAGTAGAATGGATTCACTTCTCGATAATCCTCAACCCAAATTTTCAGATTCACATCATGCATCTACCTCTACACATCACATCCATTTGGTAATTAACTTGTTACTTTCCATACACAATTTCGATAACATAAGCCTAGGGTCAAATTATTAGCCATTAGAATTTGATTTTTTATTCTGTTGCAGAATGAAAGAGGGAACAGATTGAGGGAAGATTCTTTGTTACTGATACGAGGGTTTGATTCGGTTTCTCATACACTATCTCTTTTGTCTAGTAATTTGGATAATGCATTACAGGTATAGTTAATAACTTTAACTATTAATTAATGTTATATTATATGATAAATGATCCAGTTAATTAATTTATGTTTTCTGctattattaattaatttttatttgtttcaTACCAGAGTACCAGAGAATTGGGAAAACCACCCACGTTAACTGATATGTTCCAAAGCAAAATTGTTGAGTCTGAAAAGAatgaagagaaagagaaagaggaGTCGAAGAAAGGAGTGAAAAGGAAAATTGATGAATTCTATGAAGAAAATGTTGCAGAGACACAAACAGAAAATGGACAGAAATTGCATGATAAGCATATCAAGAAAGCAAAAAATGTTGGTTCTTTTTTTTATCAATTAGTACTAGTTTGTGTGGTTAACCAAAGTTTCTGAAAATTTTGTTACTTACTGTATCTAGTTGTTGAATATTATAGCTTGCAGTTTCAATGGCTAGCAAAGCAAGCTCACTTGCAAGGGAGTTGAAGGGTCTTAAGTCAGATTTATGTTTTATGCAAGAGAGATGTGGTTTGCTTGAAGAAGAGAACCGAAGGCTGCGTGATGGATTTGCGAAAGGAGTTAGGCCTGAGGAAGATGATCTGGTAAGGAATCAATTTAGTGGTGAAATTGTTGTGAGGTGGTTATGTATGTGGTTGAGTTATGAATGTAATATTGTGTGTGTATAGGTGAGGCTTCAGCTGGAAGCACTTCTTGGTGAGAAGGCAAGACTTGCAAATGAGAATGCAAATCTGATGAGAGAAAACCAATGCCTTCACCAGCTGGTGGAGTATCATCAGCATACATCAGAAGATCTCTCTGAGTCCTATGAGCAAGTCATTCAAGGAATGTGCTTGGACTTCTCGTCTCCTCCACGGACAAttgctgaagaagaagatgatgatggtgatgatgaagaCAGTGTGTAGTAAACCATCTCTGCAAGTTCTCTCTGCTTAACTTGATGAACCTTTAAACCAGAATTGTAAGCATCATCGTGATTTCCACTGAAATGATGCTGCTGCAAATATTCTTTGTATTACAGCAGAAAATAATGATCTATGTAATCTTCCTAATATGGACTAATCTTTGTTAACATAATCTTTGTTCTTTTGCTAAAGAAATCTCTCAGGTATTGTTGGTCACCAATTCCACGAATTCCTCTATATTGATTCAAAAACTTGCTCCACTGAAACTTCCTTATTGTTGAACAATTTATCATTTCTTACTTTCCATATGTTCTAGATGCAAGCAAACCACAACAGACTTAATTTGTTACAATAATCTCTTCTGCATCAAGAAGGGCTTTAAAATGCGCTACACATTACACCAAGCCAGTTACTTACTAAATACCATATACCTGCTAAAAAAAAGATGGGATGCTGTTTCAGCTGTGTCACGCCCTCCAATCCATTAAACTGAATCATGATCTATAACACCTCTCCTAACTAAATTGTCTTTAGTTGGCACTCTATTGTGAAAAATTCTCCATACTAAACATGATACTTTTGAAGGTATCTATTTTTGCCAAGCTTTTGACCAAAATCCATTAAACTCTTGTCCTATTTTCTTGACCTCCTAAATCCAAGTTACAAATTGCTCTCACCACATTGCTCTATACCGAAGGCTCGATCTCTCATTTCTAATTTTGCACACCCATTTACCTAGTAGAGATTCATTAAAAACCTTCAAGTTTTTAT encodes:
- the LOC127126156 gene encoding uncharacterized protein LOC127126156 — its product is MATSIDTPSPPLSLPRMKQDDDTNVVNSSSPQFSPSSDKRFWSTLRSRMDSLLDNPQPKFSDSHHASTSTHHIHLNERGNRLREDSLLLIRGFDSVSHTLSLLSSNLDNALQSTRELGKPPTLTDMFQSKIVESEKNEEKEKEESKKGVKRKIDEFYEENVAETQTENGQKLHDKHIKKAKNLAVSMASKASSLARELKGLKSDLCFMQERCGLLEEENRRLRDGFAKGVRPEEDDLVRLQLEALLGEKARLANENANLMRENQCLHQLVEYHQHTSEDLSESYEQVIQGMCLDFSSPPRTIAEEEDDDGDDEDSV